One window of the Cryptomeria japonica chromosome 7, Sugi_1.0, whole genome shotgun sequence genome contains the following:
- the LOC131057347 gene encoding probable fatty acyl-CoA reductase 4 encodes MAMDTLEFLRDKNILIVGATGFLGKVFVEKILRVQPDFKCIYTLIRSRNEESARAKLQNEVISRPLFGLLRERYKGERYQEFMARKLVPVVGDVALNDLGIKESIRDELFVRVEILINSAATTNFHERYGISMKVNALRSKNIIDFSYVNVGSMGMVREEVVRMGEMVSYSGGEISISQIESECNLIEQIMKELKNVLVKRVLTYKCECEQGGELWMANAYVFTKAVGELMVDYFREDIPTVIIRPTIIESSLKEPVPGWMEGNRYKSLAKRKQLDVLDRNRSFNFSFLLFFSFHLRN; translated from the exons ATGGCGATGGATACACTCGAGTTTCTTAGAGATAAAAATATTCTCATTGTTGGCGCCACGGGTTTCCTGGGCAAAG TTTTTGTGGAGAAAATCCTGCGAGTGCAACCAGATTTTAAGTGTATTTATACACTTATAAGGTCTAGAAATGAGGAATCTGCTCGAGCCAAACTACAGAATGAG GTGATATCCAGACCGTTGTTTGGGCTTCTGCGGGAGCGTTACAAGGGAGAAAGGTATCAGGAATTCATGGCAAGGAAACTTGTTCCTGTTGTTGGAGACGTGGCACTCAATGATCTCGGAATCAAGGAGAGCATAAGGGACGAACTCTTTGTCAGGGTCGAAATTCTTATCAATTCTGCTGCTACTACGAATTTCCATGAGAG GTACGGTATTTCCATGAAAGTGAATGCATTGAGGAGTAAGAATATCATCGACTTCT CTTATGTGAATGTTGGTAGCATGGGCATGGTGAGAGAAGAAGTCGTAAGGATGGGAGAAATGGTTTCGTACAGCGGTGGAGAAATATCAATCTCTCAGATAGAGTCCGAGTGCAATTTAATAGAGCAGATAATGAAAGAGCTAAAGAATGTTTTAG TGAAAAGAGTTTTAACTTACAAGTGCGAATGTGAACAGGGCGGTGAACTTTGGATGGCCAACGCTTATGTTTTCACAAAAGCAGTTGGAGAGTTGATGGTGGATTACTTCAGGGAAGATATACCAACTGTTATCATTCGTCCAACAATAATCGAGAGTAGCTTAAAAGAGCCCGTTCCAGGATGGATGGAAGGCAACAGGTACAAAAGTTTGGCAAAACGTAAACAGCTAGATGTTCTAGATAGAAATCGATcgtttaatttttcttttcttctattcttCTCTTTTCATCTACGTAATTAA